Proteins from a genomic interval of Bradyrhizobium sp. G127:
- a CDS encoding PRC-barrel domain-containing protein: MAQDARETSTLIGSDKVDGTAVYGADGDKIGSIERVMIEKTTGKVSYAVLSFGGFLGIGDDHYPLPWSSLKYNVELGGYQTMIPVEKLKGAPKYADESEWDWSGTRTKGLGDYYGVAM; the protein is encoded by the coding sequence ATGGCTCAGGACGCACGTGAAACATCCACCTTGATCGGCAGCGACAAGGTCGACGGAACCGCGGTCTACGGCGCGGACGGCGACAAGATCGGGTCGATCGAGCGCGTGATGATCGAAAAGACCACAGGCAAGGTGTCGTATGCCGTGCTCAGCTTCGGCGGATTCCTCGGCATCGGCGACGATCACTATCCGCTGCCGTGGTCGTCGCTGAAATACAACGTCGAACTCGGCGGCTATCAGACCATGATTCCGGTTGAAAAGCTGAAGGGCGCGCCGAAATACGCCGACGAAAGCGAATGGGACTGGAGCGGCACGCGCACCAAGGGGCTGGGCGACTATTACGGCGTCGCGATGTAG
- a CDS encoding secondary thiamine-phosphate synthase enzyme YjbQ: MKQTPVHATRVETIATSVLTVPTKGEGFVDITREVARFLKETGGQNGCVGLFIRHTSASLTIQENADPDVLADLITSLRRFAPVDGGWRHTVEGPDDMPAHIKTMLTCTNLQIPVIGGSLALGTWQAVYLIEHRARPHSREVVMQFMGSWGRV; this comes from the coding sequence ATGAAGCAGACGCCGGTTCATGCGACCAGGGTAGAGACCATTGCCACGTCGGTGCTCACCGTGCCGACGAAGGGCGAGGGATTTGTCGACATCACCCGCGAGGTCGCGCGATTCCTGAAAGAGACCGGCGGCCAGAATGGCTGCGTCGGTCTATTCATCCGCCATACCTCGGCATCGCTGACCATTCAGGAAAATGCCGATCCGGATGTGCTGGCTGATCTCATCACATCGTTGCGGCGGTTCGCGCCGGTGGACGGCGGCTGGCGTCACACAGTGGAAGGTCCGGACGACATGCCGGCCCATATCAAGACCATGCTGACCTGCACCAACCTGCAAATACCGGTGATCGGCGGATCGCTCGCGCTCGGCACCTGGCAGGCGGTCTACTTGATCGAGCATCGCGCGCGGCCGCACAGCCGCGAGGTGGTGATGCAGTTCATGGGGAGTTGGGGCAGAGTCTGA
- a CDS encoding GDP-L-fucose synthase, translating to MTVMPFDLKGKRVFVAGHRGMVGSALVRRLGREGVDILTVQRSEVDLLDQAATNRWFAANRPQVVFHAAAKVGGIVANNDLRAEFIYQNLLIATNVIHAAHVHGVEKLLFLGSSCIYPKLAPQPLREDSLLTGTLEPTNEPYAIAKIAGVKMAEAYRSQYGSDFISIMPTNLYGPGDNYHPQYSHVVAALIRRFHEAKESGAREVVVWGTGTPRREFLYVDDMADASIHLMKNYSDGSLINVGTGEDISIADFARVVAKTVGYTGAIAFDPTKPDGTPRKLLDVEKLAKTGWRASTSLEDGMKRAYAAFLREHGKP from the coding sequence AGCGCTTTGGTGCGCCGCCTCGGCCGCGAAGGCGTCGACATTCTCACCGTGCAGCGAAGCGAGGTCGACCTGCTCGATCAGGCCGCGACCAACCGCTGGTTCGCCGCCAATCGTCCGCAGGTCGTGTTTCATGCCGCCGCCAAGGTCGGCGGCATCGTCGCCAACAACGACCTGCGCGCCGAGTTCATCTACCAGAACCTGCTGATCGCCACCAACGTCATCCACGCCGCCCATGTGCACGGCGTTGAGAAGCTGCTGTTTCTCGGCTCCTCCTGCATCTATCCGAAGCTCGCCCCGCAGCCGCTACGCGAGGATTCGCTGCTGACCGGCACGCTGGAGCCGACCAACGAGCCCTATGCGATCGCCAAGATCGCCGGCGTCAAGATGGCGGAAGCCTATCGCAGCCAGTACGGCAGCGACTTCATCAGCATCATGCCGACCAATCTCTACGGCCCCGGCGACAACTATCATCCGCAATACAGCCACGTCGTCGCGGCGCTGATCCGCCGTTTCCATGAGGCGAAGGAGAGCGGCGCGCGCGAGGTGGTGGTGTGGGGCACCGGCACGCCGCGGCGCGAGTTCCTGTATGTCGACGACATGGCCGACGCCTCGATCCATCTGATGAAGAACTATTCCGACGGCAGCCTGATCAATGTCGGCACCGGGGAGGATATTTCGATCGCCGATTTCGCCCGCGTGGTGGCGAAGACCGTGGGCTACACCGGCGCGATCGCGTTCGATCCGACCAAGCCGGATGGCACGCCGCGCAAGCTGCTCGATGTCGAGAAGCTCGCGAAAACCGGATGGCGCGCCTCGACGTCGCTCGAGGACGGCATGAAGCGCGCCTACGCCGCATTCTTGCGCGAGCACGGCAAGCCGTAG
- a CDS encoding DUF1810 domain-containing protein, translating into MTDSYNLERFVAAQEQVYPRVLSELQAGRKQSHWMWFVFPQIEGLGHSAMAQRYAIGSLAEAVAYLAHPVLGPRLRECTRLVNAVAGNNITAVLGQPDDMKFRSSMTLFARATADNAEFVAALKKYFGGEEDPATAARL; encoded by the coding sequence ATGACCGACAGCTACAATCTCGAGCGTTTCGTCGCCGCGCAGGAGCAGGTTTATCCGCGCGTGCTGTCCGAACTGCAAGCCGGCCGCAAGCAGAGCCACTGGATGTGGTTCGTCTTTCCGCAGATCGAGGGCCTCGGACACAGCGCGATGGCCCAGCGCTATGCCATCGGCTCGCTTGCCGAGGCCGTGGCCTATCTCGCGCATCCGGTGCTCGGGCCGAGGCTGCGCGAATGCACGCGGCTGGTGAACGCCGTGGCGGGCAATAACATCACTGCGGTTCTTGGCCAGCCGGACGACATGAAGTTCAGATCGTCGATGACGCTGTTTGCGCGGGCGACCGCGGACAACGCGGAGTTCGTCGCAGCGCTGAAAAAATACTTCGGGGGCGAGGAAGATCCGGCGACAGCCGCGCGGCTTTAA